Proteins co-encoded in one Planktothrix serta PCC 8927 genomic window:
- a CDS encoding CP12 domain-containing protein, which produces MMLKAKDIMTSDVVTIKGSDTVAEAVKQMNDLCLRALIVERRHEQDAYGIITETDIVYKVTAYGKDPKKVRVYEVMTKPCIVVNPDLGVEYVARLFAQTGIRRAPVIHDHLVGIISVTDIISKSDFVENPKSILLEERIQEAIEEARAICAEQGATSKECASAWDIVEELQAEAAHQKAERLDKTAFDLYCEENPDAAEARLYDT; this is translated from the coding sequence ATGATGCTCAAAGCTAAAGATATTATGACCTCTGACGTCGTAACCATCAAAGGTTCAGACACGGTTGCAGAAGCCGTAAAACAAATGAATGATCTGTGTTTACGAGCCTTGATCGTCGAGCGGCGTCATGAACAGGATGCCTATGGGATCATCACCGAGACCGACATTGTTTATAAAGTCACCGCCTACGGGAAAGATCCTAAAAAAGTCCGGGTTTATGAAGTCATGACCAAACCCTGCATTGTGGTTAATCCTGACCTCGGTGTGGAATATGTAGCCAGACTATTTGCTCAAACGGGAATTCGCCGCGCTCCGGTAATTCATGATCACCTCGTTGGCATTATTTCTGTCACGGATATTATCAGTAAAAGTGACTTTGTAGAAAATCCTAAGAGTATTCTGTTAGAGGAACGCATTCAAGAAGCCATTGAAGAAGCTAGAGCCATTTGTGCAGAACAAGGAGCTACTTCAAAAGAATGTGCATCGGCTTGGGATATTGTGGAAGAATTGCAAGCAGAAGCCGCTCACCAAAAAGCAGAACGTTTGGATAAAACAGCCTTTGATTTGTACTGTGAAGAAAATCCCGATGCCGCAGAAGCTCGCTTGTACGACACTTAA
- a CDS encoding 2OG-Fe(II) oxygenase has translation MLSNSEYNTQFNEIFNQALEFVQSTLNQPEINYQDRLNAALKILEIGILSQQEPFNSTEFTSPSLSKSQETEAIILNPDYVQIDNFLSEEDYQKFLNLTIANQNNFFPSEVMNDASKYRQSYILLPEHFAEFHELLSQKILTARPTVMQQLKMQMFLVAHLEMQITAHLHGGYYKIHQDVDAGKASNRRLTYVYYFYQEPKPFYGGDLRLYQTKIHGNQALIQESFTQIEPRNNSIIFFDSRCKHEVLPVYCPSQQFTDGRFTLNGWIHH, from the coding sequence ATGTTATCTAATTCAGAATATAATACACAATTTAATGAGATTTTTAACCAAGCTTTGGAATTTGTACAATCCACCCTAAATCAGCCTGAGATTAACTATCAAGACAGGCTAAATGCAGCACTAAAAATCTTAGAGATAGGAATATTATCTCAACAAGAGCCTTTTAATTCAACTGAATTCACTTCTCCTTCTTTATCGAAAAGCCAAGAGACAGAAGCTATTATTTTAAATCCCGATTATGTGCAAATTGATAACTTTCTATCGGAGGAGGATTATCAAAAATTTTTAAATCTGACCATCGCTAATCAAAATAATTTTTTCCCATCAGAAGTAATGAATGATGCCTCAAAATATCGTCAATCCTATATTCTCTTACCCGAACACTTTGCAGAGTTTCATGAACTCCTAAGCCAGAAAATTCTCACAGCCAGACCGACTGTAATGCAGCAATTAAAAATGCAGATGTTTTTGGTAGCTCATTTAGAAATGCAAATAACGGCGCATTTGCATGGAGGATATTATAAAATTCATCAAGATGTAGATGCTGGAAAAGCGTCCAATCGGAGATTAACCTATGTTTATTATTTTTATCAAGAACCTAAACCCTTTTATGGCGGAGATTTGAGATTATATCAAACTAAAATTCACGGAAATCAAGCCCTAATTCAAGAAAGTTTTACTCAGATTGAACCCCGCAATAATAGTATTATCTTTTTTGATAGTCGCTGCAAACATGAAGTTTTACCCGTTTATTGTCCCTCTCAACAATTTACCGATGGCCGATTTACCCTCAATGGTTGGATTCATCATTGA
- a CDS encoding AAA family ATPase gives MNQPLLHFLATKNYKNLCFEQPFYLNNLNIFIGSNGSGKSNFISCLKFLKNCLINIPEENQGVSSFEDAISKIGGTRILDSSVSSPAKVNLYYCFSQISQTNNPQRDNVVFDLQLYTDRGETRATVSEEYLYGGDFLHDHANSDPFYYYKLHNRELGKGVVSVYDKPGQNYPTHFESLDNISTNSLGLSSITKILENSQSPPENTPIYRIRRELIDLVSKWHFYNANNMDLNQIRTAEPKLGQSDIYLSQSGDNLALVLDNLYTQNLDFEESLNLAMKSILPKTRKIRPIRSGRLSLTVEWHFKDTNEPFYLNEMSDGTVRMLCWATILHSPVLPSLLVIDEPELGLHVAWMPILAEWIKQAAQRTQVIITTHSPDLLDHFTDRLENVSYFHSTNQTHFSIKSLSREILEPKLTEGWQLGDLYRVGDPSLGGWPW, from the coding sequence ATGAATCAACCCTTATTGCATTTTTTGGCAACCAAAAACTACAAAAATTTATGTTTTGAGCAACCCTTTTATCTGAATAATCTGAATATATTTATCGGTTCAAATGGTTCGGGAAAAAGTAATTTTATTAGTTGTCTTAAATTTTTAAAAAATTGCTTAATTAATATTCCAGAAGAAAATCAGGGTGTAAGTAGTTTTGAAGATGCTATTTCTAAAATTGGTGGAACTAGAATTTTAGATAGTAGTGTGAGTAGTCCAGCAAAAGTTAATCTTTATTATTGTTTTTCCCAAATTTCCCAGACGAATAATCCTCAAAGAGATAATGTAGTTTTTGACTTACAACTCTATACTGATAGGGGAGAAACTAGGGCGACGGTTTCAGAAGAATATTTATATGGGGGAGATTTTTTACATGATCATGCTAACTCTGATCCTTTTTATTATTATAAATTACATAATAGAGAATTAGGTAAAGGGGTTGTATCTGTTTATGATAAACCCGGTCAAAATTATCCCACTCATTTTGAAAGTTTAGACAATATCTCTACAAATTCTTTGGGCTTATCATCCATTACTAAAATCTTAGAAAATAGTCAATCTCCTCCTGAAAATACACCAATTTATAGAATCAGGAGAGAATTAATTGACTTGGTTTCAAAGTGGCATTTTTATAATGCTAATAACATGGATTTAAACCAAATTAGAACCGCCGAGCCAAAGCTAGGACAAAGTGATATTTACTTATCTCAATCAGGGGATAACTTAGCTTTAGTTTTGGATAACTTATATACTCAAAATCTTGATTTTGAGGAAAGTCTTAATTTAGCAATGAAATCCATTCTACCCAAAACTCGTAAAATTAGACCAATCCGTTCTGGTCGTTTATCTTTAACTGTAGAATGGCATTTTAAAGACACGAATGAACCCTTTTATCTCAATGAAATGTCCGATGGTACAGTGAGGATGTTGTGTTGGGCAACAATATTACATTCTCCAGTCCTACCTTCTTTGTTAGTCATTGATGAACCTGAATTAGGATTGCACGTTGCCTGGATGCCAATTTTAGCTGAGTGGATTAAACAAGCGGCTCAAAGAACTCAGGTGATTATTACGACCCATAGTCCTGATCTTTTGGATCATTTTACTGATCGTTTAGAGAATGTTTCTTATTTTCATTCCACTAATCAAACCCATTTTTCAATTAAATCCCTTTCTAGGGAAATATTGGAACCAAAATTAACTGAAGGATGGCAATTAGGTGATTTATATCGTGTTGGTGATCCCAGCCTAGGAGGTTGGCCGTGGTAG